A genomic window from Gemmatimonadaceae bacterium includes:
- a CDS encoding pilus assembly protein N-terminal domain-containing protein, which yields MAVLAVFCSPIRRGPSWPTRPSNRCRCLSAARILRTDENVTKVSIALPDIADVGVISARKS from the coding sequence GTGGCTGTCCTGGCGGTGTTCTGTTCGCCAATCCGGCGCGGGCCCAGTTGGCCGACACGCCCGTCAAACCGCTGTCGTTGTCTGTCGGCCGCGCGTATCCTGCGCACCGACGAAAATGTCACCAAGGTGTCGATCGCACTGCCGGATATCGCCGACGTGGGGGTGATTTCCGCCAGGAAGTCCTGA